From Coccinella septempunctata chromosome 4, icCocSept1.1, whole genome shotgun sequence, a single genomic window includes:
- the LOC123311004 gene encoding G2/mitotic-specific cyclin-B3 isoform X1: MKYNYLMNGDSFIVPKHLLEAINKEDMAPTRTVVTRDLPGANAKRTSITTRSRAALADVENKIVRTTKRKADGSPTKETKTNFKRTALSDLPRNSNVVPKKNAVEKPILKAVPRSKQVAATTIKTVTKSKNNENQIPNAPGVKTKTRLPVKATAETETVVKAKVPLKESNGKVKRLSNEFEKTEESMYSTPLEDLSVASVYKSAEGPKPKPSEPIIEEMEPENQTSNISLVAKQMKEQLNLGNHEVPEGVHDFDKENMNDVNQSSEYAMDIFNYLKEKEDRQQIPDYMGSQVCITTWMRSLLVDWMVEIQESFELNHETLYLGVKLVDLYLSRVTVGKETLQLVGAAAIFVASKYDERIPPLIEDFLYICDGAYTRRELIRMEMNLLKVCDFDLGVSISYRFLRRYARCSKVNMPVLTLARYILEISLMNYEAVTVKESKLAAASLYMALKMRGVSGWTPTLEFYTGYKIEDIISTVYLLNNDMHKTPKVQLKTIRNKYNHKIFFEVAKTPLISNEALKP, translated from the exons AAGACATGGCCCCCACAAGAACGGTGGTCACCAGGGATTTACCAGGGGCAAATGCGAAAAGAACATCAATAACCACACGAAGCAGAGCTGCCTTGGCGGATGTCGAAAACAAAATCGTCAGAACAACGAAAAGGAAAGCTGACGGATCACCCACCAAAGAAACAAAGACCAACTTCAAAAGGACGGCACTGAGCGATTTGCCTAGAAATTCCAATGTTGTACCGAAGAAAAACGCGGTGGAaaaacctatactgaaggctgTACCAAGATCGAAACAAGTAGCAGCCACCACCATAAAAACCGTaacaaaatcgaaaaataatgaaaatcagATCCCAAATGCTCCCGGAGTGAAAACGAAGACGAGGTTACCGGTCAAAGCAACAGCCGAGACAGAAACAGTAGTTAAGGCTAAAGTTCCATTGAAAGAGAGTAATGGAAAAGTGAAACGATTAAGCAATGAATTTGAGAAGACTGAGGAATCTATGTATTCCACACCCTTAGAAGATTTGAG TGTCGCTTCAGTGTACAAAAGCGCGGAGGGACCTAAACCGAAACCTTCTGAACCTATAATAGAAGAAATGGAGCCCGAAAACCAAACGTCCAATATATCTTTAGTAGCTAAGCAAATGAAAGAACAACTCAACCTTGGCAATCATGAAGTACCTGAAGGTGTTCATGATTTCGATAAGGAAAATATGAACGACGTTAACCAATCATCCGAGTATGCGATGGACATCTTCAACTACCTCAAAGAAAAAGAA GATCGGCAACAAATTCCCGACTATATGGGGTCGCAGGTTTGTATTACAACTTGGATGCGATCTCTATTGGTGGACTGGATGGTTGAAATACAGGAAAGTTTCGAACTCAATCACGAGACTCTGTATTTGGGCGTGAAGCTtgtcgacttgtatctcagtaGAGTGACCGTTGGTAAGGAGACCCTCCAGCTCGTAGGCGCTGCGGCTATATTTGTTGCCAGCAAATACGATGAACGCATACCGCCCTTGATTGAAGATTTTCTGTACATTTGCGACGGGGCATATACCAGGAGGGAATTGATCAGGATGGAAATGAATCTGTTGAAGGTCTGTGATTTTGATCTAGGTGTATCCATCAGTTACAGATTCCTGAGGAGATATGCTAGG TGTTCCAAAGTAAACATGCCTGTACTAACTTTGGCTAGATATATCCTTGAAATATCGCTCATGAATTACGAAGCTGTGACAGTCAAAGAATCAAAACTTGCAGCAGcatctttgtatatggctctcaAAATGAGAGGAGTCAGTGGATGGACCCCAACCTTGGAATTTTACACAG GTTACAAAATTGAGGACATTATTAGTACAGTATATTTACTGAACAATGATATGCATAAAACACCCAAAGTTCAATTAAAAACGATACGTAATAAGTATAACCACaagattttcttcgaagttGCAAAAACACCACTAATTAGTAACGAAGCACTCAAGCCCTAG
- the LOC123311004 gene encoding G2/mitotic-specific cyclin-B3 isoform X2 — translation MAPTRTVVTRDLPGANAKRTSITTRSRAALADVENKIVRTTKRKADGSPTKETKTNFKRTALSDLPRNSNVVPKKNAVEKPILKAVPRSKQVAATTIKTVTKSKNNENQIPNAPGVKTKTRLPVKATAETETVVKAKVPLKESNGKVKRLSNEFEKTEESMYSTPLEDLSVASVYKSAEGPKPKPSEPIIEEMEPENQTSNISLVAKQMKEQLNLGNHEVPEGVHDFDKENMNDVNQSSEYAMDIFNYLKEKEDRQQIPDYMGSQVCITTWMRSLLVDWMVEIQESFELNHETLYLGVKLVDLYLSRVTVGKETLQLVGAAAIFVASKYDERIPPLIEDFLYICDGAYTRRELIRMEMNLLKVCDFDLGVSISYRFLRRYARCSKVNMPVLTLARYILEISLMNYEAVTVKESKLAAASLYMALKMRGVSGWTPTLEFYTGYKIEDIISTVYLLNNDMHKTPKVQLKTIRNKYNHKIFFEVAKTPLISNEALKP, via the exons ATGGCCCCCACAAGAACGGTGGTCACCAGGGATTTACCAGGGGCAAATGCGAAAAGAACATCAATAACCACACGAAGCAGAGCTGCCTTGGCGGATGTCGAAAACAAAATCGTCAGAACAACGAAAAGGAAAGCTGACGGATCACCCACCAAAGAAACAAAGACCAACTTCAAAAGGACGGCACTGAGCGATTTGCCTAGAAATTCCAATGTTGTACCGAAGAAAAACGCGGTGGAaaaacctatactgaaggctgTACCAAGATCGAAACAAGTAGCAGCCACCACCATAAAAACCGTaacaaaatcgaaaaataatgaaaatcagATCCCAAATGCTCCCGGAGTGAAAACGAAGACGAGGTTACCGGTCAAAGCAACAGCCGAGACAGAAACAGTAGTTAAGGCTAAAGTTCCATTGAAAGAGAGTAATGGAAAAGTGAAACGATTAAGCAATGAATTTGAGAAGACTGAGGAATCTATGTATTCCACACCCTTAGAAGATTTGAG TGTCGCTTCAGTGTACAAAAGCGCGGAGGGACCTAAACCGAAACCTTCTGAACCTATAATAGAAGAAATGGAGCCCGAAAACCAAACGTCCAATATATCTTTAGTAGCTAAGCAAATGAAAGAACAACTCAACCTTGGCAATCATGAAGTACCTGAAGGTGTTCATGATTTCGATAAGGAAAATATGAACGACGTTAACCAATCATCCGAGTATGCGATGGACATCTTCAACTACCTCAAAGAAAAAGAA GATCGGCAACAAATTCCCGACTATATGGGGTCGCAGGTTTGTATTACAACTTGGATGCGATCTCTATTGGTGGACTGGATGGTTGAAATACAGGAAAGTTTCGAACTCAATCACGAGACTCTGTATTTGGGCGTGAAGCTtgtcgacttgtatctcagtaGAGTGACCGTTGGTAAGGAGACCCTCCAGCTCGTAGGCGCTGCGGCTATATTTGTTGCCAGCAAATACGATGAACGCATACCGCCCTTGATTGAAGATTTTCTGTACATTTGCGACGGGGCATATACCAGGAGGGAATTGATCAGGATGGAAATGAATCTGTTGAAGGTCTGTGATTTTGATCTAGGTGTATCCATCAGTTACAGATTCCTGAGGAGATATGCTAGG TGTTCCAAAGTAAACATGCCTGTACTAACTTTGGCTAGATATATCCTTGAAATATCGCTCATGAATTACGAAGCTGTGACAGTCAAAGAATCAAAACTTGCAGCAGcatctttgtatatggctctcaAAATGAGAGGAGTCAGTGGATGGACCCCAACCTTGGAATTTTACACAG GTTACAAAATTGAGGACATTATTAGTACAGTATATTTACTGAACAATGATATGCATAAAACACCCAAAGTTCAATTAAAAACGATACGTAATAAGTATAACCACaagattttcttcgaagttGCAAAAACACCACTAATTAGTAACGAAGCACTCAAGCCCTAG